In Oncorhynchus tshawytscha isolate Ot180627B linkage group LG01, Otsh_v2.0, whole genome shotgun sequence, the genomic stretch ATCTCTCTACACATCAGATCAGACAGAAGATATATTGAGCTATAAGACACCGTACTGCGGACTTAATTAATTAGTATTCACAAGCCGCCAGATCacctctattattattattatacaatttttaaaaatccatgaATTAAGAGTTTAGTTAAGTTGGTGCATAGAGTTTTAGCAGCGAATGCCATCCTTATATTTCTATTGAATTTCTATATCCACCTTATTACCATTACCATAACTATCAATACGCCATAACAAAAAAATGTTACCCCAAAATGTTTCTTATCTTAGTGCAGTTAGGCTTCTCGTTTACATCATATGGGCCACATGTCCAGTAGAAGTAAGAGGATATCATAGACTATTTGCATGCTGTAACATTGTATTAAGACGTTCTGAATCATCATCGAGCAACAAAAGCTTTGAAAAGTAAGGTAACTAAATAACACAAAAACTGTTCTCTACACATATGTACACTTGGGAATAAATAAAGTCTAATATCTGGCCCAGTTgatcatttatttttgttttgtttttgttttgttttaaaacAATAGAAAAATCGATTGAAAATATCGGTTAAGACGCGTCCTTTGCCTTAATctaggaagagaaggaggagagaggaggagaggaaagtacCAAGACAGGAGGAAAGAACCATGGGCCATGCTTTCGTGTTAGATGACTGGAGGTTTGGGTTACCGTACCATACATGTCCTGCATGCAGGGTTGCTAAAAGGGATGGAACTAGACTTGCAATATTCAAATGTTCCCTTTCCGTTAACGGGGATGGAAGGCTATATCAGGGAGTCCCCTCCATCATCACAGTCCGGTACATCAACGGGGCTTGCAGGAGCTGCAACGGTGTATTGCTTTTTCCGTGGTTCGATCACTTTGATTTCAATTCAGTCCCAATGATAAAATAAATACCGGGTTCTCTTCCTTGAGTCCCACCAGCTTCAAGATGCTCAAGGCTCTCTTTTAAGACGCCATATAAAGAATCAAAACAAACAAGTAGGGATTTATTGTCTGAGAAAAACAgggatttcagttttttttttctgttcagtaggtctactTTGCCAAGTTTGATTCACAAGACTCCAAATGTTAATCAGGGTTTCTCTGAGATCTTTTGCATCATAAAATATTAATCAGTCTATTGATTTGACAGTTTGTGATCCCATGTCGAGATCAAGAGGTCTTGGTGTATTGAAGTTCATTCAAAGAGCATCTTTAAGACTTATCGAACAATTATATCTGCGCACATAAAATAGGCTACTTAGCCTATGTGCGCACCTACCTTGCTTGTTTCTTTAATTATGAAGCATTATGCTATGTTGTACTTTtaaaatgtacactgagtgtttTTCCTAAAGGAACAACTGTAAACAAAAAATGcaaaaagaaaaatataaataatatatttaaAATGAAATTAAAATGTAAATACGTTTAAGAAGGGGGGGCAAAAGTCATGTCACGAATAAGTCTCTTACATGAAGAATTCCGTGGAGGCCAGTTTCCCGTGGTTTCCGTTGGAGGGGTCTCTGTTGTTGTTACCGGGCACGCAACCGTTGTAGCTTCGGCTCGCCAGCTTGTCGTACTTCTCCTTGTAGAGGTCCCGCTCTTTGGCCAAGCGCGCAACGTCCTGCTTCAGCTGTTCCACCTGGCTCAGGAGCGTGCACTTCTCGCTCTCCAGCATGTGCCTCTGCTGCACGCGCTTGTAGCGGCAGGACTGCGCGTAACCTCGGTTCTTGAGCGTGCGTCTCTTCTGCTTTAGGCGGATCACCTCCTCTTTGCTGAACCCCCTCAGTTGCCGGTTGAGCTCGCGCACTGTCATGCTGACCAGCTGCTCGTCCGAGAAGCGGTCCTCGAGGCGGTgtccgtggtggtggtggtgatggtgggccTGATGATGGTGACCGGCCGAGGTCGCGGATAGATCCTCCCCTACATACTGCTGGCCGCGGAAGCCCTCGTAGccctggtggtggtgatggtggtgatgggcgTTGCCGATGAGGGCCTCCACCGCATCCTCGGGGGTCAGGTTGAGGGCTTCGGGGTTGATGTGGTGCTGGTAGCTGGGGATCCAGTACAGGTCCTCCAACTGAGGCTTACCGCCAACGCTCTGGGTGTTGCTGCtgccgctgttgttgctgttgaCGCCGTTGGCCAGGTTTTGGCTCGACTGGCCACCGGGGCTGGGGTCGCAGAAGCTGGGCGAGGAAGGCACGGAGGAGCAGGGCGTGCTAAtcggggtggaggagagggatccCGGGGGGAGGCGGTGGCAGTAACGGTCAGCCTCTGGAGGTTCCTTCTTTACTTCGAACTTCATTAGGTCGAAGTCGTTTACGTACTCGATGGCCAGTGGGCTATTGGGCAGCTCTGCGCTCATGGCGAGGTCGGTGGCCATGTCAGTCCATGCGACGACTCCCGCCCTCACAGCCAAACCAACACCGGGCAGGACACTGGGCAGCCCTCGCGGATGCAGATTGCTTCTTCGATTCGAAGAGGACGTCTGTGTGCCCGGTGCGTGGAGTTGTAAGGTTGTATAGATGAGGGGGTACTTCGTATTAAACTGCTAGTCCTTAAAACAACTACTATGTATAGCGGCGCCGGTGTTAATATATGTATGCACGCAAATGAACTTGTACACCTGCCAGTTCTCCTCTGCCAATTTTCTTGTTGACAATTTATCCCAGGTCAAATTCACTTTTTAATACCACGGCCCAGGGCCGGCTGAAACTCGAGCCCCCTGGTGAAATTTGGAGACACCAACCGGTCCtgtactccctccacctctgtaCCGACTCGCGCCTTCTGAtttactgtccttcagtcagtgGTTGTGAAGGAAAGCAGCACAGGAGATGGTTTTATTTTCTCATCTCCTGTTCTGGAGTTGTTGCTCTCTTGTTGtctgtttaaaaaatgtatatattttcctGTATCCTTCTTCTTCGCCTCGACTGACGCAAGGACAGCGAGTCCAGGCTCTCTgcaggaggagagcaggaaggCTCGCGATGCTCGCGACTGAAGTTACTGCAGCATGCAGCATGTGTTACATATGACCAGAATAAAACTTTCCACACAAGACACGAGCATGACTGCTCGGAAAAAAGTCACTGTGCACTAGACATGCGCGCGTAAAAAATGcgtataaataataataataaaaaaaaaactcccACTTTCTGCATCTGCTGGAGTCCACAATGGAATGGTTCGGAGAAAAACAGTTCTCAAGAgttcttacaagcaaaaattaggTATGTATATTAAAAATAGATATTCCTTAAGCGGTGGTGGGACACAGGACTAACTGGTGCCGTTTCTGAATGGTCAGTCCAGATTTATCAGTTTGCTGTGTACTCACGAATGCGCCGGTCCCCACGGTTTTCCCTTTCACTCTGGGAACGTTGCGtcctgtgtgtgagagtgtgtgtatatgtgtgtgtgagctgatGAATTCCTTTCACAGTTGGCTCTCTCTATCCGGCAGATGGCCGTGACTTTCGGCTCTGCAGTGCAGCGCAACATCGCAGTGTCACTGAGACGCTGGGAAAGGCAATTTGCACTTTTAAAGACACCACGCGCCCGACCCTCCCACCTCGTATGTGACGGACCAATGGGAGAAGATGACAGTGGTGGATTTGCATTATCCTATAGCAACATCTCGCGCTGGGACCAGCCGGCAGCTGTCGGAACGCAGAACTCATGCTCGCGGAACAGGTTCATCTCCCCCCTCTAGCGACGAGATCGTGCTACTgcacggagaggagagaggcaggcacaTGTCTGGTTAAGTTTGAGGTGCTTGGCCATTCCGTAAAGCCCTTATGGGAGCACTGGTAGCAGGGGAGTCCCGTTAACGCTCTCATAAAAAAATCATACAACAAAAAGTTGTCTCAGGTTTCACTTCAAAACTGAATGAAACACCTAATGAAAAGCGTATAGAAAAAAGCATGAGATAATATTGGGATGAAGTGGGATGGTAAAAGTTGGAGAGGTGTGATTATATGCTTCTTATTTGATGTATATTATACCACATACAAGGACACATGTCCTATGCAGCTGTGGTCTGAAAGAACCTGGCATCCCCGGGCCAGACCTCCCTAATCACGAGTCCACCCTATGTGGTGATGGATTTAGTACCACGCCCCTATAAAATCAAGCCACATTTTCCGTAGGGCTGAGGGTCCGGGCGATTGGTGTGGGGGGATTAATTACAATTAGACTATTCCACGTGATGGCCCCTGCTCTGGATTTTAAGTCGCAATTAACTACAAATTGCATGCCGACCCATCTCCGCGGATCGACAAATAATTAAACTTCGCGTGCAACGTGCTCCCCCATCGTGCGCGGAACGCGCAATG encodes the following:
- the LOC112250264 gene encoding transcription factor MafAa-like; amino-acid sequence: MATDLAMSAELPNSPLAIEYVNDFDLMKFEVKKEPPEADRYCHRLPPGSLSSTPISTPCSSVPSSPSFCDPSPGGQSSQNLANGVNSNNSGSSNTQSVGGKPQLEDLYWIPSYQHHINPEALNLTPEDAVEALIGNAHHHHHHHQGYEGFRGQQYVGEDLSATSAGHHHQAHHHHHHHGHRLEDRFSDEQLVSMTVRELNRQLRGFSKEEVIRLKQKRRTLKNRGYAQSCRYKRVQQRHMLESEKCTLLSQVEQLKQDVARLAKERDLYKEKYDKLASRSYNGCVPGNNNRDPSNGNHGKLASTEFFM